A stretch of DNA from Odontesthes bonariensis isolate fOdoBon6 chromosome 2, fOdoBon6.hap1, whole genome shotgun sequence:
GCAGGAAGGGTTGAGTTTGTATTCACATCAAACAGCAGAGTTGATGCCAAATGGAGTTATTTTAAAAGGATTTTAGTGATGAAAACATGTGTtgacagagggaggaagaggagtggtGTTTGTGAGGAGCAGCAGCTGTCCTGCTGTGCTCTGTGTCAGGACGTCCTGAAGGATCCGGTCTCTGCCAGCTGTGGACACTGGTTCTGCAGACAGTGCATCACCTCATACTGGGACCAGTCTGCTTCCTCAGGAGGCTCCTCCTGTCCCCAGTGTGGAGAAAGATCCAGAGCTGCACCAGGTCAGATATTTCTGTTAACCCGTttagacgcacacacacattaacatgTTCAAGATGCACAAACAATAATATTTGACCAAAAATATGAATCGCCATGGCGACAAAGTCAGTGGTTTAAAAAGAGGAggtttaactgctgaaatgtgtctgtttttatttcagttgaTGTTTTAGTTTCTTCAGACGCTGAGAATAAAAGTGTTAGTGGACAGTTGTTAGTTTTCAGCCCCCCTCAGGTTTCAGAAGGACTTCACACACAGCTTTGGGTCTGAATGGTTAACCTGCTGATTTAATGCAGACACATTGTGGTGTCAAACAGAACAACACAACATTTGTTAGGACCTGACGAGGGATGTAACGGTTACCGGTATGACGGTAAACCACGATAAAAAGTGTTGACGATAACAATTACTTCATTTCAAATATCATTAATGTCACGGTTAATAACACGGTATGAAAACCGTGAGTTGACTCCTTCCCAGCCTCATCCGAGCTCTTAATTTGTCGCGCATGCTCACTGCGCAACCTACAACGTGCATTTCTTGAAGTTGGAATCATGGCTGAAGGTGTAGATGACAGCACTTAGAGTCAGGACATCTATCAACCCTCTAAGAGGACTAAATCCGAAGTATGGGCAtattttggtttttataagaATGCCGGGGGACAGTTGATAGAAGATGGTTATCCTGTCTGCAGAACATGCAGGAAAAAAGTTTTCGCTAAAGGTGGCAATACGTCAAATCTCCTTGCTCATCTCCGTGATCATCACCCACAACTGTATAGCCAATGCAAGGTAAGTTAACGTTAACGTTTTAGctcaaatgcataaataaatgcatggtgTGGGGACATCGGGTTGAAGCAGAATGCAATGATCCGTCTGTCTAACTTTTTAATAACGTGTCAATAATCTAAACAGATGCCTACGGCACATGCACATGTTTGTTCAGTGGTGTTAGTGTGGAGCTAATCGGGACACATCTTTAACGTTAGCCTCAGAGCTAGACGGGTGCACATTTGAGTTGCGTTTATCATACAGTTGTAGGCTACAGTATCTCTTTGCATACGTAGAGCCAACGATTTTCCGCGATAACGGAAAACGGACGGAAATCGCGGAATGTACCCTTTGAAACGGAATTGTAACTTTCAGACGGAAAAATAATTCACTCTTGTTCCTTTAATGTTAattgttgatgtttttgatAAGATTTTGCAATATAATAAACACTGTTGCATAGGGCTGGGTATCACCGCCAAGTTCCTGGATCGATTCGATTTCGATTCTTAGGGCTTTAaatcgattaatcacgattcgattcgatccgAATCGGTTCCATCTGCTTCTCTTGGCGCCAGGATTTAACctcaaaatgttgcattttgacATCAATATTTCAAAGGGCTGTGGCTTGACAGTGTTAACAGATTGTTACATTATATTAGTAACACCTGAAGCCACCCAGTGGAAAGAAGTATTAGCAAGATTTTACACTATATTCAACGTGACAGCCTActtaattaaatacatttgcAGGAGCCATTTTAGTCTCACCTATAGGTAGGTTTTAGTGTAGTTTTAGATTTAGCCACTTGGGGGAGCACTTCTTTTATGGTAGCTAACTTAGTTCTAGGTATAATTACAGGTGCCCAGAATTAGTGGGTTGATGACTGCTTGGACTGGGGAATACATGGTTCTTACCGTAGCCGTGTGGATTGGAACCAGTAacttgatgaaaaaaaatcattcatgaaaaaaaaaaaaaaaaaaaaaaatcgatctcATGCCCTACAAATCGATTATGCAAATTTTAAATGAAATCGATCCAAAATCGATTTAATCGATTTTTTTACCCAGCCCTACTGTTGCAGTTTTTTCAGCTTGTGTAGGCCTATCAGTGCTTTCTGAACAGATTgaacacacttttaaaaataccGCGATAATACCGAAAACCGTGATCATTTTGGGCACGATAACCGTGAGGTTAAATTTTCATACCGTTACACCCCTAGACCTGACTCGCATGGAAACAACAGAGACACACCATCAGTTCAAGTTAAAGAATCATTTTATTAACTCACATCAGACTGAATTAATACGCCAAATCAAAGCTTTATGTTCTGGGCTGTGGACATCAGTTAAATCAGAGCTGGATCATATTTCTGAGTGGAAGACATAAATGTAAATGCTGTAATGATCAAATAGATCAGAAAATGAAACTAAACCAACACAATAACCAAGATAGCAGCACCTGTGGAGAAGAGCAGAGTAATCAGACTGAAATCAGGACTAAAGGAGCCAAAATAAGATGGAAGGAGCCACAGGTGTCCTAAATCACACAAATCAGCTCCCAGCAGAACAAACAGACACTCGTTAATACCCCAACCAACCACAAGAGGCCCCACGGGGTCATCACAGAGGTcagcaggaacatcatttaaaGCTGAACTCCCAGTGAAATGGATCTGAGGTTTCTTCTGGAACACATGTCCTCTGTTCACTCTGCAGAAGGGAAATCCAAACCCAAATGAATACATGTACTTTTCATATTTGATGGTTTCATGATGGCACCAGCTGTCCCTGTATTCATTAACCAATCAGAATCCTGTTTGTTCACACATTTTGGAGGCACTGGGTCTAAATTCAGACACAGAACACAACACAGATAAAGAAGAACAAATCCTGATTAATTGAATCTaatctgtttgtgtttggtCTCATTTGTTCTTTGGTCAGCAGATGTTGGTCTGCAGGAGGTTTTAGATGAACATAAGATGAGTCTGAGGAGGAGATGTGAACATGTGACTGAAGGaagtgatggagcaggaggtgGAACCCTCCTCAGCACGATCTACactgagctctacatcacagagggacagAGTGAAGAGGTTAATACCCAACATGAGGTGAGGCAGCTGGAGACGGCTTCCAAGATCCGCCATGACTCTCCAATCAGGTGCCAGGACATCTTTAAAGCCTTAGCTGAGCAACAGGGAGCCATCAGAGTGGTTCTGACCAACGGCGTCGCTGGTGTTGGAAAAACCTTCTCAGTgctgaagttcactctggactgggccgAGGGCCTGGAGAACCAGGATGTCAGTGTGGTGATTCTGCTTTCCTTCAGGGAGCTGAACCTGATCAGAGAGGAGCAGCACAGTCTTctcacgctgctccatgttttccATCCAACATTACAGCAGCTCCCAGCAGAGCAGCTGGCCGGCTGCACACTTCTGTTCATCCTGGACGGCCTGGATGAAAGCAGACTGTCTCTGGAGTTCAGCTGTCAGGTTGTGTCTGAGCTCACCCAGAAGTCATCAGTCagcgtgctgctgacaaacctcatcagggggaacctgcttccctcggctcgcctctggataaccacacggcCCGCAGCGgccaatcagatccctcctGCGTGTGTCACCAGGGTAACAGAAGTACGAGGCTTCACCGATtcccagaaggaggagtacttcaggaggaGATTCAGAGATGAAGAGCGGTCCAGCAGAATCAGCTCCCACATCCAGGCATCCaggagcctccacatcatgtgtggaatcccagtcttctgctggatcactgctacagttctggagcacATGTTGACCCccgagcagagagcagagctgcccaaGACCACCACTGACATGTACTCCCACTTCCTGCTGGTtcagacacagaggaagaagaacaaGTACCACCAGGGACACGAGACGAGTCCGCAGGGGCTGACGGAGGCTGACGGGGACGTTCTTCTGAAGCTGGGGAGGCTGGCGTTTGAACATCTGGAGAAAGGAAACATCATGTTCTACCAAGAAGACCTGGAGCAGTGTGGGCTGGATGTCCCAGAGGCATCGCTGTATTCAGGAGTTTGTACAGAGATCTTCAAAAGAGAGTGTGGGATcttccagaaaccagtttactgctttgttcatctgagtgttcaggagtttctggctgcagtCTACATGATGCACTGCTACACCAACAGGAAGGAGGAGGTGCTGAAGAGCTTCCTGGGAAAATACTACGGTTACTCATCTCTGGATGACTTCCTGAACAGAGTCATGGTGAAATCCCTCGATAGTAAAAATGGCCACCTGGACCTGTTTGTCCGCTTCCTTCATGGCCTCTCTGTGGAGTCCAACCAGAGACTCTTAGCAGGCCTGCTGGGTCAGACACAGAACAGTCCAGAAACCATCCAGAGAGTCATCAACAACCTGAAGAAGATGAACGCGTCTCACATTTCTCCTGACAGAAGCATCAACATCTTCCACTGTCTGATGGAGATGAACCACCTCTCAGTTCATCAGGAGATCCAAGAGTTCCTGAAGTCAGAGAACAGATCAGAGGAGGAACTCTCTGAGATCCAGTGCTCAGCTCTGGCCTACATGCTGCAGATGTCAGAGGAGGTTCTGGAGGAGTTGGACCTGGAGAAGTACAACACAACAGAGGAGGGACGAAGGAGGCTGATTCCAGCTGTGAGGAACTGCAGAAAGGCTCGGTGAGTTGATGTGTTCATTGACTTCATGAGTCAGAGTAGATTAGTAGCTTAGTTCCCTAAAAGCCGTTTCTgcacatgaacagcagaggtgttcTGGAGAACCTGCAGACAGGTTCATCTGGACCTTTCCCACAGTTGCTGCTCACATGtgcttcacagcagcagacctaCTGTTGGAGACAGGAAGCCAGCATTAACCTGCTGTTTCCACTGTTTCCCATGTGGGCCTGCTTTATGCCCACATGGCCGGTCCCCAACACAACCAGAAGCTAAGAAATCTGGCCAGTTTTTCAGATCGGCACATAAAGagtgtttccatggcaacctgACTCACAGGAGAGAATCTTGGACAGATTGGGCCAGTTCCCAGCTCACTGGAAATGATGCAACAGAAATCTGTG
This window harbors:
- the LOC142398541 gene encoding protein NLRC3-like codes for the protein MPLLEKGQHHRWRAESPTSDCLSVKSYWSKDHPPDLSDEAGPSDTKGRKRSGVCEEQQLSCCALCQDVLKDPVSASCGHWFCRQCITSYWDQSASSGGSSCPQCGERSRAAPDVGLQEVLDEHKMSLRRRCEHVTEGSDGAGGGTLLSTIYTELYITEGQSEEVNTQHEVRQLETASKIRHDSPIRCQDIFKALAEQQGAIRVVLTNGVAGVGKTFSVLKFTLDWAEGLENQDVSVVILLSFRELNLIREEQHSLLTLLHVFHPTLQQLPAEQLAGCTLLFILDGLDESRLSLEFSCQVVSELTQKSSVSVLLTNLIRGNLLPSARLWITTRPAAANQIPPACVTRVTEVRGFTDSQKEEYFRRRFRDEERSSRISSHIQASRSLHIMCGIPVFCWITATVLEHMLTPEQRAELPKTTTDMYSHFLLVQTQRKKNKYHQGHETSPQGLTEADGDVLLKLGRLAFEHLEKGNIMFYQEDLEQCGLDVPEASLYSGVCTEIFKRECGIFQKPVYCFVHLSVQEFLAAVYMMHCYTNRKEEVLKSFLGKYYGYSSLDDFLNRVMVKSLDSKNGHLDLFVRFLHGLSVESNQRLLAGLLGQTQNSPETIQRVINNLKKMNASHISPDRSINIFHCLMEMNHLSVHQEIQEFLKSENRSEEELSEIQCSALAYMLQMSEEVLEELDLEKYNTTEEGRRRLIPAVRNCRKARLVRTDLSETECEVVATALKSNPSHLKHLDLSHNELSDPAVEHLSAGLESPNCRLEALRSVHCSSFTSSVLVEMI